One part of the Lotus japonicus ecotype B-129 chromosome 2, LjGifu_v1.2 genome encodes these proteins:
- the LOC130736299 gene encoding uncharacterized protein LOC130736299 → MTHDSDKKKKGSSKIITPEHNVKIVGATASSSNPSGVPHKSACATHAPTGSAQPRRRSLHIKRVAPKRGPSKNFGIQNISAYEDDQNSNLSEAVNQEDNEALAKLANVAIAANVAPDVELTHQSSPSSSSKTPTLSTKEGKEKKVTASADEDSNGELLIKKAHVPVSGVKKKVADITKQKNEGSAAKTPKTSRSSHIPKSGKETKKYKKSEHVSDPDSEFDVEPDVPDISTTARKRMKGKRIPVNVPNAPVDNVSIHFPDSAQRWKYVVQRRLAIERELHEDAFELQEIMEVISAAFFMKTVKDLGRCFDKLVREFIVNIPADCDDASSAEYMNVFVRGKCINFSLEVINEFLGRSPVDVGQGEPNLNMVATTLTGKLVRKWPKKGLLPSGRLTAKYVILYKIGTANWMATKSLVWCDSTSGQNALFEIIVHQQPTIMRADESQGKKPLKPLPLKFDFWLFAGTHVPDIVLSTAKGTANASGTKAVDSSKEDILAELKAVSKSLGDSIQACKVRKFNVDQLIKTMSDVATAAAEKESEEEEAEAAAEDEEDAETKEADVFELCVAMCAPYLLLVCIILEYGADDFCG, encoded by the exons ATGACTCATGATTCtgacaagaagaagaagggaagtTCAAAGATCATCACCCCAGAACACAATGTGAAGATTGTGGGTGCCACTGCATCTTCTTCAAATCCCTCTGGGGTTCCCCATAAATCTGCCTGTGCTACCCATGCTCCAACTGGGTCAGCCCAACCACGAAGAAGAAGTCTTCATATCAAGCGTGTGGCTCCTAAGAGAGGACCCAGTAAGAATTTTGGGATACAAAATATTTCTGCTTATGAGGATGATCAAAATTCCAATCTTTCAGAAGCTGTGAATCAAGAAGATAATGAGGCTCTTGCGAAACTTGCAAATGTAGCTATTGCTGCAAACGTTGCACCAGATGTTGAACTGACACATCAATCCTCTCCCTCTAGTTCTAGT AAAACCCCAACTTTATCCACAAAAGAGGGTAAGGAAAAGAAGGTGACTGCATCTGCTGATGAAGACTCTAATGGAGAATTGCTCATCAAAAAGGCCCATGTTCCTGTTAGTGGTGTCAAGAAGAAGGTTGCAGACATAACGAAGCAGAAGAACGAAGGATCTGCTGCTAAGACTCCGAAGACTTCCAGAAGTTCTCATATTCCAAAATCCGGGAAGGAGACAAAGAAATACAAGAAGTCAGAACATGTGTCTGATCCTGACTCCGAGTTCGATGTCGAGCCAGATGTCCCAGACATCTCCACCACTGCCAGAAAAAGAATGAAAGGTAAGAGGATTCCTGTTAATGTTCCTAATGCTCCTGTGGACAATGTGTCTATTCATTTTCCAGACTCTGCTCAGAGATGGAAATATGTGGTTCAAAGGAGGCTTGCTATTGAAAGGGAACTACATGAAGATGCCTTCGAACTCCAGGAAATCATGGAGGTTATCTCTGCTGCTTTTTTTATGAAGACTGTCAAGGATCTTGGCAGATGTTTTGATAAGCTTGTTAGGGAGTTCATTGTGAACATCCCGGCTGACTGTGATGATGCTTCAAGTGCTGAGTACATGAACGTTTTTGTGAGGGGAAAGTGCATCAACTTCTCTCTTGAAGTGATCAATGAGTTTTTGGGCAGAAGTCCTGTTGATGTGGGTCAGGGGGAGCCTAATTTGAATATGGTTGCTACAACCCTTACTGGGAAGTTGGTCAGGAAGTGGCCTAAGAAGGGATTGCTTCCATCTGGGAGGCTTACTGCCAAATATGTTATTCTCTACAAGATTGGTACTGCAAATTGGATGGCCACCAAATCACTTGTCTGGTGTGACTCCACCTCTGGCCAGAATGCTTTATTTG AGATCATTGTACATCAACAACCGACTATTATGCGGGCTGATGAGTCTCAAGGTAAGAAGcccttgaag cccCTGCCTCTCAAGTTTGATTTCTGGTTGTTTGCTGGGACACATGTTCCAGACATTGTGCTCTCTACAGCAAAGGGAACTGCCAATGCCAGTGGCACTAAGGCAGTTGATTCTAGCAAGGAAGACATCTTGGCTGAGTTGAAGGCTGTCTCCAAGTCTCTTGGTGACTCTATTCAGGCTTGCAAGGTCAGAAAATTCAATGTTGATCAACTCATCAAGACTATGTCAGATGTTGCAACTGCTGCTGCTGAGAAAGAaagtgaagaagaggaagctgaggctgctgctgaggatgaagaagatgctGAGACTAAGGAGGCt GATGTATTTGAGCTCTGTGTGGCTATGTGCGCTCCTTATTTGCTCCTGGTCTGTATAATTCTTGAATATGGTGCTGATGACTTCTGTGGATAG
- the LOC130736300 gene encoding secreted RxLR effector protein 161-like, whose product MVTTKVKGGIDKTLFVKSVKGKLMIAQIYVVDIVFGGMSDQMVEHFVKQMKSELEMSMVGELNYFLGLQVKQMEDSMFISQIGVCARYHVAPKESHILQVKRIIKYIGGTIDYGTFYAHNSDPKLIGYCDADWAGNADDRKSTSGGCFFLGNNLISGFSKKQNCVSLSTAEAEYIATGSGCTQLMWMK is encoded by the exons ATGGTTACAACAAAGGTCAAAGGTGGAATTGATAAGACCTTATTTGTAAAGAGtgtcaaaggaaaattgatgaTTGCGCAGATATATGTTGTTGACATTGTCTTTGGCGGAATGTCAGACCAGATGGTAGAACATTTTGtcaaacaaatgaaatctgagctTGAGATGAGCATGGTAGGTGAACTAAACTACTTTCTGGGCTTGCAAGTGAAACAGATGGAGGACTCTATGTTCATttctcaga TTGGGGTTTGTGCTAGGTATCATGTTGCACCTAAGGAAAGTCATATTCTACAAGTCAAGAGGATCATTAAGTACATCGGTGGAACTATTGACTATGGTACTTTTTATGCTCACAACAGTGATCCTAAGTTGataggttattgtgatgcagattgggcaggaaaTGCAGATGACAGAAAAAGCACCTCAGGAGGGTGTTTCTTCTTGGGAAATAATCTCATTTCTGGGTTCAGCAAAAAGCAAAACTGTGTTTCCTTGTCTACAGCTGAGGCAGAGTACATTGCTACTGGGAGTGGTTGCACccaattgatgtggatgaaatAA